In Haloterrigena turkmenica DSM 5511, a single genomic region encodes these proteins:
- a CDS encoding ABC transporter substrate-binding protein gives MPLDTTVGGDGIDPGGDAVARRRLLKAVGVGTTVGIAGCARDGDDEDEDDDSVDAELIGPDGARVELILACIEGNDAVETAADIIAAEIADLGVAVTLERVSYDRLLRQYVRNRYLGDGDPEWTAGPNNAGPREETASESAWDLMFGVAFNTYPRTPAAIDAFWLERAPTNYYGYVPEADIESRLEAFRTTTDPDERREPIAEVLGALSEEQPVNFLAMSDDVIGYRRSVRGPVEAFGGNWDSATWYVDEDGNEGGPTASDEWVWGVESEAEGLYFPEHTDSRATARIGLTLDGAYDVDENDTVRPLWMDITDTGSGQVYVCELRDTLRWGDDYGRMTAEDWVYQIENVHTIDGGRDHPWNEDAPPSNRVDDWATVENVEQTSESEFQLELESVNPDFPLEPVLWGSYCAPKELYEAHVPDADALRASDAFAELSFTGNLGPYTLERWDRTREFVAARNEEYYMREHVDDVGDAWRDAPYFERYSYRVVGDRADRLEALADGELTATSVPPERYADIRGTEAVEIYEIPQPFLTIVAYNQRANGWAELRTREVRQALSMAVEKPAITEDAFRGLAEWTHTFQPRWSSWYDDSRITPFGVDESYDKDRARELLAEHTTSGYEYEPA, from the coding sequence ATGCCACTGGACACCACAGTCGGCGGGGACGGGATCGATCCCGGCGGCGACGCAGTGGCCAGACGACGGCTTCTGAAGGCGGTCGGGGTCGGAACGACGGTCGGCATCGCCGGCTGCGCGCGCGACGGCGATGACGAGGATGAAGACGACGACAGCGTCGACGCGGAGTTGATCGGTCCCGACGGAGCACGAGTGGAACTGATACTCGCGTGTATCGAGGGGAACGACGCGGTGGAGACGGCCGCCGACATCATCGCGGCGGAGATCGCGGATCTCGGCGTCGCAGTTACCCTCGAGCGCGTCAGCTACGATCGGCTCCTCCGGCAATACGTGCGAAACCGGTACCTCGGAGACGGCGACCCCGAGTGGACTGCGGGACCGAACAACGCCGGACCGCGCGAGGAAACCGCGAGCGAATCGGCCTGGGACCTCATGTTCGGGGTCGCGTTCAACACGTATCCTCGAACGCCCGCTGCGATCGACGCATTCTGGCTCGAGCGAGCGCCGACTAACTACTACGGGTACGTTCCCGAGGCCGACATCGAGTCGCGGCTCGAAGCGTTCCGCACGACGACCGATCCGGACGAGCGGCGAGAGCCGATCGCCGAGGTCCTCGGCGCGTTGAGCGAAGAGCAGCCGGTGAATTTCCTCGCGATGTCGGACGACGTTATCGGTTACCGACGCTCGGTTCGCGGTCCGGTCGAAGCCTTCGGGGGAAACTGGGACAGCGCGACCTGGTACGTGGACGAGGACGGGAACGAAGGTGGCCCCACCGCCTCCGACGAGTGGGTCTGGGGCGTGGAAAGCGAGGCCGAAGGGTTGTACTTTCCCGAGCACACCGACAGCAGGGCCACCGCGCGGATCGGCCTGACCTTGGACGGGGCCTACGACGTCGACGAAAACGACACCGTCCGACCGCTGTGGATGGACATCACCGACACCGGCAGCGGACAGGTATACGTCTGCGAACTCCGGGACACCCTCCGATGGGGCGACGACTACGGCCGGATGACCGCCGAGGACTGGGTGTACCAGATCGAGAATGTCCACACCATCGACGGCGGACGTGACCACCCCTGGAACGAGGACGCCCCGCCCTCGAACCGGGTCGACGATTGGGCGACGGTCGAAAACGTCGAGCAAACGAGCGAGTCCGAGTTCCAGCTCGAACTCGAGTCGGTCAACCCCGACTTTCCGCTGGAACCGGTTCTCTGGGGATCGTACTGCGCGCCGAAGGAACTCTACGAGGCGCACGTTCCCGACGCCGACGCGCTCCGCGCGAGCGACGCGTTCGCCGAGCTCAGCTTTACGGGGAACCTCGGCCCGTACACGCTCGAGCGATGGGATCGCACGCGGGAGTTCGTCGCCGCGCGCAACGAGGAGTACTACATGCGCGAACACGTCGACGACGTGGGCGACGCGTGGCGCGACGCGCCGTATTTCGAACGCTACAGCTACCGAGTGGTCGGGGACCGAGCGGACCGCCTCGAGGCGCTCGCGGACGGGGAGCTCACGGCGACGTCGGTCCCGCCGGAGCGCTACGCGGATATTCGAGGGACCGAGGCCGTCGAAATCTACGAGATTCCGCAGCCGTTCCTGACGATCGTCGCGTACAATCAACGCGCAAACGGGTGGGCGGAACTGCGGACCCGCGAGGTCCGACAGGCCCTCTCCATGGCCGTCGAGAAACCGGCGATCACCGAGGACGCGTTCCGCGGACTCGCCGAGTGGACCCACACGTTCCAACCGCGGTGGTCGAGTTGGTACGACGACTCGCGGATCACGCCGTTCGGGGTCGACGAGTCGTACGACAAGGACCGAGCCCGCGAGTTGCTCGCGGAACACACGACCTCCGGGTACGAGTACGAGCCCGCGTAG
- a CDS encoding curlin, whose translation MALIGALASGSALASPGDCKYTDYCNEADVDQSNAADVFQNGFGNDADLEQRNRADVFQKGYCNDADVDQRNDAGVFQDGKNNDADVDQSNDAGVFQKGHCNDADVDQRNDASVFQDGKNNDADVDQRNRALVGQDGKNNDADVDQRNRAFVDQDGKNNDADVKQRNKAFVDQDGKNNDADVDQRNKAFVDQDGKNNDASVDQRNTADVDQDGKNNSADVDQENTAVIDQS comes from the coding sequence GTGGCACTCATCGGTGCCCTGGCGAGCGGCAGTGCGCTCGCGTCCCCGGGCGATTGTAAGTACACCGACTACTGCAACGAGGCCGACGTCGATCAGTCCAACGCCGCCGACGTCTTCCAGAACGGTTTCGGGAACGACGCCGATCTCGAGCAGCGGAATCGAGCCGACGTCTTCCAGAAGGGCTACTGTAACGACGCCGACGTCGACCAGCGAAACGATGCGGGCGTCTTCCAGGACGGCAAGAATAACGATGCCGACGTCGACCAGTCCAACGACGCCGGTGTCTTCCAGAAGGGTCACTGCAACGACGCCGACGTCGACCAGCGAAACGATGCAAGCGTCTTCCAGGACGGCAAGAACAACGACGCCGACGTCGACCAGCGTAACAGGGCGCTCGTCGGCCAGGACGGCAAGAACAACGACGCCGACGTCGACCAGCGTAACAGGGCGTTCGTCGATCAGGACGGCAAGAATAACGACGCTGACGTGAAGCAGCGCAACAAGGCGTTCGTCGATCAGGACGGCAAGAACAACGACGCCGACGTCGACCAGCGCAACAAGGCGTTCGTCGATCAGGACGGCAAGAATAACGACGCCAGCGTCGACCAGCGCAACACCGCCGACGTCGATCAGGACGGCAAGAACAACAGCGCCGACGTCGATCAGGAGAACACCGCCGTCATCGATCAGAGCTAA
- a CDS encoding response regulator — protein MGHDQNPTLLVVDDEREVADAYALRLRQRYDDVRTAYGGEECLHEMDDTVDVVLLDRRMPFSGDKVLTEIRDRGHDCQVIMVTAVNPGFDIVDMPFDDYLCKPIEKDDLFAAIEQQVTAASYDDPLSEFFSLTAKLSVLEAEHTPEQLEESSEYVRMQRRVAKLREGLEVPREDFERMVETFTAINRGEG, from the coding sequence ATGGGCCACGACCAGAACCCGACACTGCTCGTCGTCGACGACGAGCGCGAGGTGGCGGACGCGTACGCGCTCCGTCTTCGGCAGCGGTACGACGACGTCCGGACGGCGTACGGGGGCGAGGAGTGCCTCCACGAGATGGACGACACCGTCGACGTGGTACTGCTGGATCGACGGATGCCGTTCTCCGGCGACAAGGTGTTAACGGAGATCCGCGATCGGGGACACGACTGCCAGGTCATCATGGTAACGGCCGTGAATCCCGGGTTCGATATCGTCGATATGCCGTTCGACGACTACCTGTGTAAGCCGATCGAGAAGGACGATCTCTTCGCGGCAATCGAACAACAGGTGACCGCCGCGTCTTACGACGATCCGCTCTCGGAGTTCTTCAGCCTCACGGCGAAACTCTCGGTGCTCGAGGCCGAACACACGCCCGAACAGCTCGAGGAGTCGAGCGAGTACGTCCGCATGCAACGTCGGGTCGCGAAACTTCGCGAGGGGCTGGAGGTGCCGCGGGAGGATTTCGAGCGAATGGTCGAGACGTTCACCGCGATCAATCGGGGTGAAGGGTAG
- a CDS encoding sensor histidine kinase, whose protein sequence is MRVRLRTKFVVILVVITLVLSGTVHWTLESYKRDVVDDEQQRTDETASLVAEQIDATIWEHRDRIGLVASRPEARQFDRSGPFLDAFLDNSRFYSAQLVDANGTVVDFRGSVTAGTRRSVIGSDRSGTPYVERALRGETYVSDVEYAERADRPVLVFSAPILDGSGVRGVLVGAMYLDRQTIFDAIPPLETSSQTVTIVGDGVVLNENERTFDEGIESSSTVESTGWEVTVTRDRTLLEDRLDRLAALQTLVLVIVVLVMVGFGYWQYAVSLRQTERLLDGFDRLGEGDYDSTVSLRGGAEWERMSDGFNELVATLRARESELRERRQRLDVLYRVLQHNIRNRMSIVLNYADLITDEAADETVVGAAETIHRTGRDITGLSRKARQMKNALEADPDRRPVDVASLAADAVAELREEYPDVTVTASLPDEAWAMALPSVRLAVENVCENACEHNDSADPRVEIAVTATGPEPDVDRDPADENGGRVRIEVADNGPGIPEQDRAAIDEGRETALEHGSGLGLWLTYWVVDNSGGTLRFDDNDPRGSIVIIDLPRAAPRRGDANAPEPSSHVDDRP, encoded by the coding sequence ATGAGAGTCCGATTACGAACGAAATTCGTCGTCATCCTCGTCGTGATCACGCTCGTACTGAGCGGGACGGTTCACTGGACGCTCGAGTCGTACAAACGCGACGTCGTCGACGACGAACAACAGCGAACCGACGAGACGGCCTCGTTGGTCGCCGAGCAGATCGACGCGACGATCTGGGAACACCGCGATCGGATCGGGTTGGTCGCGTCGCGGCCCGAGGCTCGGCAGTTCGATCGGAGCGGTCCGTTCCTCGACGCGTTTCTCGACAACTCTCGATTCTACTCGGCGCAACTCGTCGACGCCAACGGAACGGTCGTCGATTTCCGCGGCTCCGTTACGGCAGGGACGAGACGATCAGTGATCGGATCCGACCGAAGCGGAACGCCGTACGTGGAGCGTGCGCTTCGGGGCGAAACGTACGTGAGCGACGTCGAATACGCCGAGCGAGCCGACAGGCCCGTTCTCGTATTCAGCGCGCCCATACTGGACGGCTCGGGGGTTCGGGGCGTCCTCGTGGGTGCCATGTACCTCGATCGGCAGACGATCTTCGACGCGATCCCGCCGCTCGAGACGAGTTCGCAGACGGTCACTATCGTCGGAGACGGGGTGGTTCTCAACGAGAACGAGCGGACGTTCGACGAGGGGATCGAAAGCTCCTCGACCGTCGAGTCGACCGGGTGGGAGGTCACGGTCACTCGAGATCGGACGCTGCTAGAGGATCGATTGGATCGGTTAGCCGCGCTCCAGACGCTGGTGCTGGTCATCGTGGTGCTCGTCATGGTCGGGTTCGGGTACTGGCAGTACGCCGTGAGCCTCCGCCAAACCGAGCGGTTACTCGACGGATTCGACCGACTCGGCGAGGGCGACTACGACAGTACGGTGTCGCTGCGCGGCGGCGCCGAGTGGGAACGGATGAGCGACGGCTTCAACGAATTGGTGGCGACGCTGCGAGCGCGCGAGTCGGAACTCCGAGAGCGGCGGCAGCGCCTCGACGTCCTCTATCGCGTGTTGCAGCACAATATCCGCAACCGAATGAGCATCGTTCTGAATTACGCGGATCTCATCACCGACGAGGCCGCGGACGAAACGGTCGTCGGCGCGGCGGAGACGATCCACCGGACCGGGCGCGACATCACGGGCTTGAGTCGGAAGGCGCGACAGATGAAAAACGCGCTCGAGGCCGATCCCGATCGGAGGCCCGTCGACGTGGCCTCGCTCGCGGCCGACGCGGTCGCGGAGCTTCGCGAGGAATACCCCGACGTTACCGTGACCGCGTCGCTGCCGGACGAGGCGTGGGCGATGGCGCTTCCCTCAGTGCGGCTGGCAGTCGAGAACGTCTGCGAGAACGCCTGCGAACACAACGACAGCGCCGATCCGCGCGTCGAAATAGCGGTGACCGCGACGGGCCCCGAACCGGACGTCGACCGCGATCCGGCCGACGAGAACGGCGGGCGAGTTCGCATCGAGGTGGCGGACAACGGCCCCGGAATTCCGGAACAGGATCGCGCCGCGATCGATGAGGGGCGCGAGACGGCGCTCGAGCACGGGAGCGGGCTCGGCCTCTGGCTGACCTACTGGGTGGTCGATAACTCCGGCGGAACGCTCCGGTTCGACGACAACGACCCGCGCGGGTCGATCGTGATCATCGACCTCCCGCGAGCGGCGCCCCGACGCGGCGACGCAAACGCCCCGGAACCGTCGAGCCACGTCGATGACCGACCCTGA
- a CDS encoding sensor histidine kinase, producing MTGRSDRRNEVPFERRRDDLFSPLVADGGPTRRLFRRFPDPLLYYEVEGGTAVVRAVNPAFETAFEVDEAAIRDAPLRERLLPGPIDCDFGPHWELATAAGNATRPSEGDDPDADATGAAILEQLDAGERVTVGIRRGADDERRYFRLEAIPSPDADGDGGGVAGGYVVYTTVTELRRRVDRVTTRADRLERVVTVAAHDLRNPLEVAKIRLEAARDTGEEVHFEKVEGALDRIERLIQDALSVGGTEVEPSGSVAVGDIAETAWETVETADAALVLEDDLPTLEADADRLQQVFENVFRNAVEHGGREATVTVGGLDGGFYVADDGPGVPPAERERVFEPGYSSEDGTTGLGLAIVRQLVEDHGWNVTLTASDAGGARFEFRGAETDERAP from the coding sequence ATGACCGGTCGCAGCGACCGGCGGAACGAGGTCCCCTTCGAACGGCGACGCGACGACCTGTTCTCCCCGCTCGTCGCCGACGGTGGACCGACGCGACGCCTCTTTCGGCGCTTTCCCGACCCCCTCCTCTACTACGAGGTGGAGGGAGGGACCGCCGTAGTGCGCGCGGTCAATCCCGCGTTCGAGACGGCCTTCGAGGTTGACGAAGCGGCGATCAGGGACGCTCCCCTCCGTGAACGCCTGCTTCCCGGGCCGATCGACTGCGATTTCGGTCCGCACTGGGAACTGGCGACCGCCGCGGGGAACGCGACGCGACCGTCCGAGGGAGACGATCCGGACGCAGACGCGACCGGAGCGGCGATCCTCGAACAACTCGATGCGGGCGAACGCGTCACCGTCGGGATTCGTCGCGGAGCCGACGACGAGCGGCGGTACTTCCGTCTCGAGGCCATCCCGTCTCCGGACGCGGACGGAGACGGGGGTGGGGTCGCCGGCGGCTACGTCGTCTACACGACCGTGACGGAGTTACGCCGGCGCGTCGACCGCGTGACGACGCGCGCCGACCGGCTCGAGCGAGTCGTCACCGTCGCGGCGCACGATCTCAGAAACCCGCTGGAGGTTGCGAAGATCCGCCTCGAGGCGGCTCGCGATACGGGCGAGGAAGTTCACTTCGAGAAAGTCGAGGGAGCGCTCGATCGGATCGAGCGGCTGATTCAGGACGCGCTCTCGGTCGGCGGGACGGAGGTCGAACCGAGCGGTAGCGTGGCCGTCGGCGATATCGCCGAAACGGCGTGGGAGACCGTCGAAACGGCCGATGCCGCGCTCGTTCTCGAGGACGACCTCCCGACGCTCGAAGCCGATGCTGACAGGCTCCAGCAGGTCTTCGAGAACGTGTTCCGAAACGCGGTCGAACACGGCGGTCGGGAGGCGACCGTGACGGTCGGCGGCCTGGACGGCGGGTTCTACGTCGCCGACGACGGGCCGGGCGTTCCCCCAGCGGAGCGCGAGCGAGTGTTCGAACCCGGTTACTCGAGCGAAGACGGTACCACCGGATTGGGACTGGCTATCGTCCGCCAACTCGTCGAAGACCACGGCTGGAACGTGACGCTCACGGCCAGCGACGCCGGGGGCGCGCGCTTCGAATTCCGCGGGGCCGAGACCGACGAGAGAGCGCCGTAG
- a CDS encoding bacterio-opsin activator domain-containing protein, translated as MDGVLDGVTDGVLVVDTDWRITTANAVAADLLERERDTLVGTDIRDVFPRSFAATFHEHFGGDDPEPAEITFEEYFPELDVWLRVRTTTIGERLAVYYRDVTDRKALESDLGDREAELARLERINNIVQKIIRDLVGATTREEVEELVCKRLAETDLYEFTVIGEREMTGDRIVCRTAAGEHDGILDLIVESGADADGSRGPEYATLETGETRVVRHLVDDESVPESVRREAFARGLQSSIVVPLRYGDTTYGVLSVYALDPDAFSERERESLETLGVTTGFVINATRQRNLLLSDTVIELTFRITDAFFATASAQLDCELAVEGIVPLDAASLLCYVRVDGAEPDVLLELADDRSDVDAGRVIHESATETGGFTEVTVSGRSPILTLATYGATVRTAEFDRGTGLIVAEVAPSSDIREVVEAVGERFPRSELLSKLDRERPIETVQEFRSGLHDRLTDRQRNALQMAYYGGYFESPRDSTAEELAETIGISSPTLHHHLRAGQRKLLDAFFDDAECERPVAVDDHQPRRNE; from the coding sequence ATGGATGGGGTCCTCGACGGGGTCACCGACGGCGTGCTCGTCGTCGACACCGACTGGCGGATTACGACGGCCAACGCCGTCGCGGCGGACCTGCTCGAGCGAGAGCGCGACACCCTCGTCGGGACCGATATCAGGGACGTGTTCCCGCGATCGTTCGCGGCGACGTTTCACGAGCACTTCGGCGGCGACGATCCGGAGCCAGCCGAGATCACCTTCGAGGAGTACTTCCCGGAGCTAGACGTCTGGCTGCGCGTTCGGACGACGACGATCGGGGAGCGACTCGCGGTCTACTATCGAGACGTCACCGACCGGAAAGCCCTCGAGAGCGACCTCGGGGATCGGGAGGCGGAACTGGCCCGCCTCGAGCGGATTAACAACATCGTCCAGAAGATCATTCGGGACCTCGTCGGGGCCACGACCCGGGAGGAAGTCGAGGAACTCGTCTGTAAGCGGCTCGCGGAGACCGACCTGTACGAATTCACGGTGATCGGCGAGCGGGAGATGACGGGCGATCGGATCGTCTGTCGAACCGCGGCCGGCGAGCACGACGGGATTCTCGATCTCATCGTCGAGAGCGGTGCCGACGCCGACGGCTCGAGGGGGCCGGAGTACGCGACGCTGGAGACGGGGGAAACGCGAGTCGTCCGCCATCTCGTGGACGACGAGTCGGTTCCGGAGTCGGTCCGCCGAGAAGCGTTCGCTCGTGGATTGCAGTCGAGCATCGTCGTTCCGCTTCGGTACGGGGACACCACCTACGGGGTGTTGAGCGTCTACGCACTCGATCCGGACGCCTTCAGCGAGCGCGAACGGGAGAGCCTGGAAACGCTCGGCGTAACCACTGGGTTCGTCATCAACGCGACTCGCCAGCGCAATCTGTTGCTCTCGGATACGGTCATCGAACTCACGTTCCGTATCACCGACGCCTTCTTCGCGACGGCGTCCGCGCAACTCGATTGCGAACTCGCGGTCGAAGGCATCGTCCCGTTAGACGCTGCATCGTTACTCTGTTACGTTCGCGTCGACGGTGCCGAACCCGATGTGCTCCTCGAACTGGCCGACGATCGATCCGACGTCGACGCCGGTCGCGTGATCCACGAGTCCGCGACCGAGACCGGCGGATTCACCGAGGTTACGGTGTCCGGACGGTCGCCGATCCTCACGTTAGCCACGTACGGCGCGACCGTCAGAACGGCAGAGTTCGATCGCGGAACCGGCCTGATCGTCGCGGAAGTAGCGCCCAGCAGCGACATCCGAGAAGTCGTCGAGGCCGTCGGCGAGCGGTTTCCCAGATCGGAACTACTGTCGAAACTCGACCGCGAACGACCGATCGAAACGGTACAGGAGTTCCGGAGCGGGCTCCACGACCGTCTGACCGACCGCCAGCGAAACGCCCTCCAGATGGCGTACTACGGCGGGTACTTCGAATCGCCGCGAGACAGCACCGCCGAGGAACTCGCCGAGACGATCGGAATCAGTTCGCCGACGCTCCACCATCATCTCCGGGCGGGGCAGCGGAAACTCCTCGACGCCTTCTTCGACGACGCGGAGTGCGAACGGCCGGTTGCGGTCGACGACCACCAACCGAGGCGAAACGAATGA